One segment of Phaeacidiphilus oryzae TH49 DNA contains the following:
- a CDS encoding Gfo/Idh/MocA family protein: protein MQQSAPLGVAVIGTGRMGGDHVRRIERAISGARVAAVADIDEDRVKALAAGIDGCAAYTDPEAALADPAVDALLVASSGPAHEAVLLAALERGMPVLCEKPMTPESSAALRVVEAEVRAAERFGRRLIQVGFMRRYDRDYQSLKRRLDEGRYGRPLMLHHQHRNPSSPPFFTSAMTIQDSVVHEIDVTRWLLDEEITGVRVLRTSPSSARAPEGLTDPQLVLFETAGGRLVDTEIFVNCGFGYQVRCEAVCESGTARIGDDRGVVANLPAGGGGAGFHGVDVVPGFEERFEEAYDREVQAWVDAVRRGEAVGPSAWDGYAAQAVCEAGVRAQGLGGDRAAVELAERPGLYA, encoded by the coding sequence ATGCAGCAGAGCGCACCGCTGGGCGTCGCCGTGATCGGCACCGGACGGATGGGTGGCGACCACGTCCGCCGGATCGAGCGGGCGATCAGCGGGGCCCGGGTGGCCGCGGTCGCGGACATCGACGAGGACCGGGTCAAGGCCCTGGCCGCGGGGATCGACGGCTGCGCCGCCTACACCGACCCGGAGGCCGCGCTGGCCGACCCGGCGGTGGACGCGCTGCTGGTGGCCTCCTCCGGCCCGGCCCACGAGGCGGTGCTGCTGGCCGCGTTGGAGCGCGGGATGCCGGTGCTCTGCGAGAAGCCGATGACGCCGGAGTCCTCGGCGGCGCTGCGGGTGGTCGAGGCGGAGGTGCGGGCCGCCGAGCGGTTCGGCCGGCGGCTGATCCAGGTCGGCTTCATGCGCCGGTACGACCGCGACTACCAGTCGCTGAAGCGGCGGTTGGACGAGGGCCGGTACGGGCGCCCGCTGATGCTCCACCACCAGCACCGCAACCCGTCCTCGCCGCCCTTCTTCACCAGCGCGATGACCATCCAGGACTCGGTGGTGCACGAGATCGACGTCACCCGCTGGCTGCTGGACGAGGAGATCACCGGGGTGCGGGTGCTGCGGACGTCGCCGTCCAGCGCGCGTGCCCCCGAGGGGCTGACCGACCCGCAGCTGGTGCTCTTCGAGACCGCGGGCGGGCGGCTGGTCGACACCGAGATCTTCGTCAACTGCGGCTTCGGCTACCAGGTCCGCTGCGAGGCGGTCTGCGAGAGCGGGACCGCGCGGATCGGCGACGACCGCGGGGTGGTGGCCAACCTGCCGGCGGGCGGCGGCGGGGCCGGGTTCCACGGGGTGGACGTGGTGCCGGGGTTCGAGGAGCGCTTCGAGGAGGCGTACGACCGGGAGGTGCAGGCCTGGGTGGACGCCGTGCGGCGGGGCGAGGCGGTCGGCCCGAGCGCCTGGGACGGCTACGCGGCGCAGGCGGTCTGCGAGGCCGGCGTGCGGGCGCAGGGGCTGGGCGGCGACCGGGCGGCCGTGGAGCTGGCCGAGCGGCCGGGGCTGTACGCGTGA
- a CDS encoding sugar phosphate isomerase/epimerase family protein produces the protein MSANGLATPVLDRIRVGSAPDSWGVWFPEDEQQVPWRRFLDEVAQAGYRWIELGPYGYLPTEPAVLSGELERRGLSVSAGTVFTALHRGPAVWEETWEQVSRVAALARATGAGHLVVIPSFWRDDRTAEIIEPEELTAEQWRHLAEGTERLARRVGDAYGLRIVVHPHADTHIDTEEHTARFLDATDPELVSLCLDTGHYAYCGGDSVELIRTYGERIGYLHLKQVDPEVLADVRAKGIPFGPAVRQGVMVEPPLGVPALPPVLEAAQRLGVDLFAIVEQDMYPCEPERPLPIAERTRRFLRSCGA, from the coding sequence GTGTCCGCGAACGGACTCGCCACCCCCGTCCTGGACCGGATCCGGGTCGGGTCCGCCCCCGACTCCTGGGGCGTCTGGTTCCCCGAGGACGAGCAGCAGGTGCCCTGGCGGCGGTTCCTCGACGAGGTCGCGCAGGCCGGATACCGCTGGATCGAGCTCGGCCCCTACGGCTACCTGCCGACCGAACCCGCCGTGCTGAGCGGCGAGTTGGAGCGGCGCGGGCTCTCCGTCTCGGCGGGCACGGTGTTCACCGCCCTGCATCGCGGGCCGGCGGTCTGGGAGGAGACCTGGGAGCAGGTCTCCCGGGTCGCCGCGCTGGCCCGGGCGACGGGGGCGGGGCATCTGGTGGTCATCCCCTCGTTCTGGCGGGACGACAGGACCGCCGAGATCATCGAGCCGGAGGAGCTGACCGCCGAGCAGTGGCGGCACCTCGCCGAGGGCACCGAGCGGCTGGCCCGCAGGGTCGGGGACGCGTACGGGCTGCGGATCGTCGTCCATCCGCATGCGGACACCCATATCGACACCGAGGAGCACACCGCCCGGTTCCTGGACGCGACCGACCCGGAGCTGGTCAGCCTCTGCCTGGACACCGGGCACTACGCCTACTGCGGCGGGGACAGCGTCGAACTGATCAGGACCTACGGGGAGCGGATCGGCTACCTCCACCTCAAGCAGGTCGACCCGGAGGTGCTGGCCGACGTGCGGGCCAAGGGCATCCCATTCGGTCCCGCCGTCCGGCAGGGTGTCATGGTGGAGCCGCCGCTGGGCGTTCCGGCGCTGCCGCCGGTGCTGGAGGCCGCGCAGCGGCTGGGCGTGGACCTCTTCGCCATCGTCGAGCAGGACATGTACCCGTGCGAGCCGGAGCGGCCGCTGCCGATCGCCGAGCGGACCCGGCGGTTCCTCCGATCCTGCGGGGCGTGA
- the iolC gene encoding 5-dehydro-2-deoxygluconokinase, protein MTTPAAPANAPAKPEPAPPFDLITMGRIGVDIYPLQIGVPLAEVETFGKFLGGSATNVAVAAARLRRRSAVVSRTGADPFGEYVHRALREFGVDDRWVTPVQRYPTPVTFCEIFPPDDFPIWFYRRPKAPDLEIHPEELDLDAIRSAGIFWITGTGLCEEPSRTATLAALAARSARPGAGPTVFDLDWRPAFWGGEGGASGDGGEGGARAMAEARPIYREALAHATVAVGNLDEAEVATGLRDPQACAEALLELGAELAVVKQGPKGVLALHRDGTRAQVPPVPVEVVNGLGAGDAFGGALCHGLLAGWPLERTVRWANAAGAIVAGRLACSSAMPTPEEIEQRLTETETRADPETEAPADPEAETQAGSGADHHPAPRTARTRA, encoded by the coding sequence ATGACCACGCCCGCTGCCCCCGCGAACGCCCCCGCGAAGCCCGAGCCGGCACCGCCCTTCGACCTGATCACCATGGGCCGGATCGGGGTGGACATCTACCCGCTCCAGATCGGCGTGCCACTTGCCGAGGTGGAGACCTTCGGGAAGTTCCTCGGCGGCTCGGCCACCAACGTGGCGGTGGCCGCCGCCCGCCTCCGCCGGCGCTCCGCGGTGGTCAGCCGCACCGGCGCCGACCCCTTCGGCGAGTACGTCCACCGCGCCCTCCGCGAATTCGGCGTGGACGACCGGTGGGTGACGCCGGTTCAGCGGTATCCGACACCGGTGACGTTCTGCGAGATCTTCCCGCCGGACGACTTCCCGATCTGGTTCTACCGCCGCCCCAAGGCCCCGGACCTGGAGATCCACCCGGAGGAGCTGGACCTGGACGCGATCCGCTCGGCCGGCATCTTCTGGATCACCGGCACCGGCCTGTGCGAGGAGCCCAGCCGCACGGCCACCCTCGCCGCGCTGGCCGCCCGCTCGGCCCGACCCGGCGCCGGACCCACCGTCTTCGACCTCGACTGGCGGCCGGCCTTCTGGGGCGGCGAGGGCGGGGCCTCCGGGGACGGCGGCGAGGGCGGCGCCCGGGCGATGGCCGAGGCCCGCCCGATCTACCGCGAGGCGCTGGCGCACGCCACCGTCGCGGTGGGCAACCTGGACGAGGCCGAGGTCGCCACCGGCCTGCGCGACCCGCAGGCCTGCGCCGAGGCGCTGCTCGAACTCGGCGCCGAACTGGCCGTGGTGAAGCAGGGCCCGAAGGGCGTGCTCGCCCTCCACCGGGACGGCACCCGCGCGCAGGTGCCGCCGGTCCCGGTGGAGGTGGTCAACGGACTCGGCGCGGGCGACGCCTTCGGCGGCGCGCTCTGCCACGGACTGCTGGCCGGCTGGCCGCTGGAGCGGACGGTCCGCTGGGCCAACGCCGCCGGAGCGATCGTGGCCGGCCGGCTCGCCTGCTCCTCCGCCATGCCCACCCCGGAGGAGATCGAGCAGCGCCTCACCGAGACCGAGACCCGGGCCGACCCCGAGACCGAGGCCCCGGCCGACCCCGAGGCCGAGACCCAGGCCGGCTCCGGCGCCGACCACCACCCCGCGCCCAGGACGGCTCGCACCCGGGCCTGA
- a CDS encoding Cgl0159 family (beta/alpha)8-fold protein gives MSSITIADLPRLRAVRPDAVAQAAAARRRRPLLDPATNRLLIVAADHPARGALAVGGDRLAMANRADLLARLCLALSRPGVDGVLATADVLEDLLLLGALDEKVVMGSMNRGGLAGSAFELDDRFTGHRAEDLARLRFDAGKLLLRIDYDDPGSLRTLESAAHAVDAMAALRLPLFVEPFISHRVDGRVRNDLGLEAVTRSIAIASGLGGTSAYTWLKLPVTEDPDDMGPALEASTLPTVLLGGEIGTHPGAQEAAYAKWAKALRLPTVHGMVVGRSLLYPSDGDVQSAVDTAVALLADAA, from the coding sequence TTGTCGTCCATCACCATCGCCGACCTGCCGAGGCTGCGGGCCGTCCGGCCCGACGCCGTCGCGCAGGCAGCCGCCGCACGACGCCGGCGGCCCCTGCTCGATCCGGCGACCAACCGGCTGCTGATCGTCGCCGCGGACCACCCGGCCCGCGGCGCCCTCGCCGTCGGCGGCGACCGCCTCGCCATGGCCAACCGCGCCGACCTGCTGGCCCGCCTCTGCCTGGCCCTCTCCCGCCCGGGCGTGGACGGCGTACTCGCCACCGCCGACGTCCTGGAGGACCTCCTCCTCCTCGGCGCCCTGGACGAGAAGGTGGTGATGGGCTCGATGAACCGCGGCGGACTGGCCGGCTCCGCCTTCGAGCTGGACGACCGCTTCACCGGCCACCGCGCCGAGGACCTGGCCCGGCTCCGCTTCGACGCCGGAAAGCTGCTGCTCCGGATCGACTACGACGACCCGGGTTCGCTGCGGACCCTGGAGTCCGCCGCCCACGCCGTCGACGCCATGGCGGCGCTCCGGCTCCCGCTCTTCGTCGAGCCGTTCATCTCCCACCGGGTGGACGGCCGGGTACGCAACGACCTCGGCCTGGAGGCCGTCACCCGGTCCATCGCCATCGCCTCCGGCCTCGGCGGCACCTCCGCCTACACCTGGCTCAAGCTGCCGGTCACCGAGGACCCGGACGACATGGGCCCGGCCCTGGAGGCCTCCACCCTGCCCACCGTCCTCCTCGGCGGCGAGATCGGCACCCACCCGGGCGCCCAGGAGGCCGCGTACGCCAAGTGGGCCAAGGCGCTGCGGCTGCCCACCGTCCACGGCATGGTGGTCGGCCGCTCGCTGCTCTACCCCTCGGACGGCGACGTCCAGTCCGCGGTGGACACCGCGGTCGCCCTCCTCGCCGACGCCGCCTGA
- the iolB gene encoding 5-deoxy-glucuronate isomerase, producing the protein MTHPHTELLHLPATRPPSAEGPSTPYTVDVTPESAGWGHSSLRVLTLAPGQEHAFATGDSEWIVLPLSGGCTVTATEASGDTHAFRLTGRASVFTSPTDFAYLPRDASARIASAAGGRFALTGARCERRLPARYRPASAVPVELRGSGSCSRQVNNFAAADVFACDRLIAVEVLTPGGNWSSYPPHKHDEERPGEESELEEIYYFEIADSPAGTPGLGYQRVSPSGHGKVGTDLLAEVRSGDTVLIPDGWHGPSIAAPGHDMYYLNVMAGPGAERAWLICDHPDHGWIRSTWPDQPVDPRLPLYPAAGDHR; encoded by the coding sequence ATGACCCACCCGCACACCGAGCTCCTCCACCTCCCCGCCACCCGGCCGCCCTCCGCCGAGGGCCCGTCCACCCCGTACACCGTCGACGTGACCCCCGAGTCGGCCGGCTGGGGCCACTCCTCCCTCCGCGTCCTCACCCTCGCCCCCGGCCAGGAGCACGCGTTCGCCACCGGCGACAGCGAGTGGATCGTCCTCCCCCTCTCCGGCGGCTGCACGGTCACCGCCACCGAGGCCTCCGGCGACACCCACGCCTTCCGACTCACCGGCCGGGCAAGCGTCTTCACCTCCCCCACGGACTTCGCCTACCTCCCCCGGGACGCCTCGGCCCGGATCGCCTCCGCTGCCGGCGGCCGGTTCGCCCTCACCGGCGCCCGCTGCGAGCGCCGCCTCCCGGCCCGCTACCGGCCGGCCTCCGCGGTCCCCGTCGAGCTGCGCGGCAGCGGCTCCTGCTCGCGCCAGGTCAACAACTTCGCCGCGGCCGACGTCTTCGCCTGCGACCGGCTGATCGCGGTCGAGGTGCTCACCCCCGGCGGCAACTGGTCCTCCTACCCGCCGCACAAGCACGACGAGGAACGCCCGGGCGAGGAGAGCGAGTTGGAGGAGATCTACTACTTCGAGATCGCCGACTCCCCGGCCGGCACCCCCGGCCTCGGCTACCAGCGGGTCTCGCCCTCCGGCCACGGCAAGGTCGGCACCGACCTCCTCGCCGAGGTCCGCTCCGGCGACACCGTCCTCATCCCGGACGGCTGGCACGGCCCCTCGATCGCCGCCCCCGGCCACGACATGTACTACCTCAACGTCATGGCCGGCCCCGGCGCCGAGCGCGCCTGGCTGATCTGCGACCACCCGGACCACGGCTGGATCCGCTCCACCTGGCCCGACCAGCCCGTGGACCCCCGTCTCCCCCTCTACCCCGCCGCCGGAGACCACCGATGA
- the iolD gene encoding 3D-(3,5/4)-trihydroxycyclohexane-1,2-dione acylhydrolase (decyclizing), producing the protein MTNSRSQQQPTVRLTTAQALVRFLAAQHTERDGERRRLIDAVWGIFGHGNVAGLGQALVQSGQSAMPFHQGRNEQAMVHAAVGFARQNDRLSAQAVTTSIGPGATNLVTGAALATVNRIPVLLLPGDVFATRVADPVLQQLEVPYAGDLSVNDALRPVSRYFDRITRPEALIPAALSAMRVLTDPAETGAVTLALPQDVQAEAYDWPEDLFAERVWRVARPVPEPAALADAAEAVRRARRPLLIAGGGVHHSRAEEALRALADATGIPVASTQAGKGSLRHDHPADVGGIGHTGTAVADALAREADLVIGVGTRYTDFTTASSTLFANPRVRFLNLNIASFDAHKQSALPLVADAREALTALTAALADGHRVSPAYESEYTDAKKQWESLVDAAYAAPDPEARPSQTQVLGLLDEIVGEEDVVINAAGSLPGDLHKLWRARSPRQYHLEYGYSCMGYEIPAAIGVQLAAPDRRVWSLVGDGTYLMLPTELVTAVQERLPVKLILFQNHGYASIGGLSEETGAEGFATAYRFRAPDGSYTGDPLPVDLAANAASLGLTVHRADSVATLRKALAAAAEATTPTCVYVETSATPQAPPAQAWWDVPVAETATTPAAEAARARYTPHTATRTRHL; encoded by the coding sequence ATGACGAACAGCCGTTCCCAGCAGCAGCCCACCGTCCGCCTCACCACCGCCCAGGCCCTGGTCCGCTTCCTGGCCGCCCAGCACACCGAGCGGGACGGCGAGCGCCGCCGCCTGATCGACGCCGTCTGGGGCATCTTCGGCCACGGCAACGTGGCCGGCCTCGGCCAGGCCCTGGTCCAGTCCGGCCAGTCCGCCATGCCCTTCCACCAGGGCCGCAACGAGCAGGCCATGGTGCACGCGGCGGTCGGCTTCGCCCGGCAGAACGACCGGCTCTCCGCCCAGGCCGTCACCACCTCGATCGGCCCCGGCGCCACCAACCTGGTCACCGGTGCGGCCCTGGCCACCGTCAACCGCATCCCGGTGCTCCTCCTCCCCGGCGACGTCTTCGCCACCCGCGTGGCGGACCCGGTCCTCCAGCAGCTCGAAGTCCCCTACGCCGGCGACCTGTCGGTCAACGATGCCCTCCGCCCGGTCTCCCGCTACTTCGACCGGATCACCAGGCCGGAGGCGCTGATCCCGGCCGCCCTCTCCGCGATGCGCGTCCTCACCGACCCTGCCGAGACCGGCGCCGTCACCCTCGCCCTCCCGCAGGACGTCCAGGCCGAGGCGTACGACTGGCCCGAGGACCTCTTCGCGGAACGCGTCTGGCGGGTGGCCCGCCCGGTCCCCGAGCCCGCCGCCCTCGCCGACGCCGCCGAGGCCGTCCGCCGCGCCCGGCGCCCGCTCCTCATCGCCGGCGGCGGAGTCCACCACTCCCGGGCCGAGGAGGCCCTGCGCGCCCTCGCGGACGCCACCGGCATCCCGGTCGCCTCCACCCAGGCCGGCAAGGGCTCCCTCCGCCACGACCACCCCGCCGACGTCGGCGGGATCGGCCACACCGGGACGGCCGTCGCCGACGCACTCGCCCGCGAGGCGGACCTGGTCATCGGGGTGGGCACCCGCTACACCGACTTCACCACCGCCTCCTCGACCCTCTTCGCGAACCCCCGGGTCCGCTTCCTCAACCTCAACATCGCCTCCTTCGACGCCCACAAGCAGTCCGCCCTCCCCCTGGTCGCCGACGCCCGCGAGGCCCTGACCGCCCTCACCGCGGCCCTGGCCGACGGCCACCGCGTCTCCCCCGCCTACGAGTCGGAGTACACCGACGCCAAGAAGCAGTGGGAGTCCCTGGTCGACGCCGCCTACGCGGCCCCCGACCCGGAGGCCCGCCCCTCCCAGACCCAGGTCCTCGGCCTCCTCGACGAGATCGTCGGCGAGGAGGACGTCGTCATCAACGCCGCCGGCTCCCTCCCCGGCGACCTCCACAAGCTGTGGCGGGCCCGCTCCCCGCGCCAGTACCACCTGGAGTACGGCTACTCCTGCATGGGGTACGAGATCCCCGCCGCCATCGGCGTCCAACTCGCCGCCCCGGACCGGCGGGTGTGGTCCCTGGTCGGCGACGGCACCTACCTCATGCTCCCCACCGAGCTGGTCACCGCCGTCCAGGAAAGGCTTCCCGTCAAGCTGATCCTCTTCCAGAACCACGGCTACGCCTCGATCGGCGGTCTCTCCGAGGAGACCGGCGCCGAGGGCTTCGCCACCGCGTACCGCTTCCGCGCCCCCGACGGCAGCTACACCGGGGACCCCCTCCCGGTGGACCTCGCGGCCAACGCCGCCTCCCTCGGCCTCACCGTCCACCGAGCCGACTCGGTCGCCACCCTCCGCAAGGCCCTCGCCGCCGCCGCCGAGGCCACCACCCCCACCTGCGTCTACGTGGAGACGTCCGCCACCCCCCAGGCCCCACCCGCCCAAGCCTGGTGGGACGTCCCCGTAGCCGAGACCGCCACCACCCCCGCCGCCGAAGCGGCCCGCGCCCGCTACACCCCCCACACGGCCACCCGAACCCGCCACCTGTAA
- a CDS encoding MFS transporter yields the protein MTQQLSTPGPAGETPGGPPPARPGRIRSLLGQVLADITPLRSSPDFRRIWAGQAVSSIGQQMTALAVSVQVYALTRSSFATGVVGLCSLIPLVGVGLYGGVIADRFDRRWIGLLGASGLALLSAVLTLQAALGLRQVWLLYAVVAVQAVFFALNAPARAAMIPRLVPGEQLPAANALGSVSMNLGLTVGPMLGGVLIGTVGYQAAYLVDTLAFGASLYAMWRLPAMRPLAGDARERTTVMAGLRFLRGRPNLRTSFVADIVAMVFGMPRAIFPAIAVAFYHGGSGVVGLLTAAPAVGALLGALFSGWVGRVRRHGLAVILAVLAWGLTIAGFGALRELWVGLVLLAAAGCADTVSMIFRNTILQEAVPDEMRGRLQGVFTVVVAGGPRLGDFEAGTVAQLTSPGFSAVSGGLACVAGIVVLALMRPGFVRYDARRPTP from the coding sequence GTGACACAACAGCTCTCCACCCCGGGGCCCGCCGGGGAGACGCCGGGCGGACCGCCGCCCGCCCGGCCCGGCCGGATACGCTCGCTGCTCGGCCAGGTCCTCGCGGACATCACGCCGCTCCGGTCCAGCCCGGACTTCCGGCGGATCTGGGCCGGGCAGGCGGTCTCCTCGATCGGGCAGCAGATGACCGCGCTGGCCGTGTCGGTGCAGGTGTACGCGCTGACCCGGTCCTCGTTCGCGACCGGCGTGGTGGGGCTCTGCTCGCTGATCCCGCTGGTCGGGGTCGGGCTGTACGGGGGCGTGATCGCCGACCGGTTCGACCGGCGGTGGATCGGGCTGCTGGGGGCCTCCGGGTTGGCCCTGCTGTCGGCGGTGCTGACCCTGCAGGCGGCGCTGGGGCTGCGCCAGGTGTGGCTGCTGTACGCGGTGGTCGCGGTGCAGGCGGTGTTCTTCGCGCTCAACGCGCCGGCGCGTGCCGCGATGATCCCGAGGCTGGTGCCGGGCGAGCAGCTGCCGGCGGCCAACGCGCTCGGGTCGGTCAGCATGAACCTGGGGCTGACGGTCGGGCCGATGCTGGGCGGGGTGCTGATCGGGACGGTCGGGTACCAGGCCGCGTACCTGGTGGACACCCTGGCGTTCGGGGCCTCGCTGTACGCGATGTGGCGGCTGCCGGCGATGCGGCCGCTGGCGGGCGACGCGCGGGAGCGGACCACGGTGATGGCCGGGCTGCGGTTCCTGCGCGGCCGGCCGAACCTGCGGACCAGCTTCGTCGCGGACATCGTGGCGATGGTCTTCGGAATGCCCCGGGCGATCTTTCCCGCGATCGCGGTGGCCTTCTACCACGGCGGATCGGGGGTGGTGGGCCTGTTGACGGCGGCGCCGGCGGTGGGCGCGCTGCTGGGGGCGCTGTTCTCCGGGTGGGTCGGACGGGTGCGGCGGCACGGGCTCGCGGTGATCCTGGCCGTGCTGGCGTGGGGGCTGACCATCGCGGGCTTCGGGGCGCTGCGTGAACTGTGGGTCGGGCTGGTGCTGTTGGCGGCCGCGGGGTGCGCGGACACGGTCAGCATGATCTTCCGGAACACGATCCTGCAGGAAGCGGTGCCGGACGAGATGCGGGGGCGGTTGCAGGGGGTGTTCACCGTGGTGGTGGCCGGGGGGCCGCGGTTGGGGGACTTCGAGGCGGGGACGGTGGCGCAGTTGACCTCGCCGGGGTTCTCGGCGGTGAGCGGGGGGTTGGCGTGTGTGGCGGGGATCGTGGTGCTGGCGCTGATGCGGCCGGGGTTCGTGCGGTATGACGCGCGGCGGCCTACGCCGTAG
- a CDS encoding acyl-CoA thioesterase, which translates to MGDAVDQLVDLLDLEQIEVNIFRGRSPEESLQRVFGGQVAGQALVAAGRTVEEGRPVHSLHAYFLRPGMPGVPIVYQVDRLRDGRSFTTRRVLGVQQGKTIFALTADFHKPEEGEIEHQVTMPEVPAPESLPSAVDEVTQGLGAEAVRNLNRRQPFDLRYVNRLRWTDEEIAAAEQRSAVWLRTDGKLGDDPLIHVCAVTYASDLTLLDAVRVGNEPLFGNRRKFDLASLDHAMWFHRPFRADDWLLYTQESPVAGGGRGLGTGQIFDREGRLVVSVVQEGLFRRMRR; encoded by the coding sequence ATGGGAGACGCCGTCGACCAGCTGGTCGACCTGCTGGACCTGGAGCAGATCGAGGTCAACATCTTCCGGGGCCGCAGCCCGGAGGAGTCACTCCAGCGGGTCTTCGGCGGACAGGTCGCCGGGCAGGCGCTGGTGGCCGCCGGCCGCACGGTCGAGGAGGGGCGGCCGGTGCACTCGCTGCACGCCTACTTCCTGCGGCCGGGGATGCCCGGGGTGCCGATCGTCTACCAGGTGGACCGGCTGCGGGACGGACGCTCCTTCACCACCCGCCGGGTGCTCGGGGTCCAGCAGGGGAAGACGATCTTCGCCCTGACCGCCGACTTCCACAAGCCGGAGGAGGGGGAGATCGAGCACCAGGTGACGATGCCGGAGGTGCCCGCGCCGGAGTCCCTGCCCTCCGCGGTGGACGAGGTGACCCAGGGACTGGGCGCCGAGGCCGTACGGAACCTGAATCGGCGTCAGCCCTTCGACCTGCGGTACGTCAACCGGCTGCGGTGGACCGACGAGGAGATCGCGGCGGCCGAGCAGCGCAGCGCGGTCTGGCTGCGGACGGACGGGAAGCTGGGGGACGACCCGCTGATCCACGTCTGCGCGGTGACCTACGCCAGCGACCTGACGCTGCTGGACGCGGTGCGGGTCGGGAACGAGCCGCTGTTCGGCAACCGCCGGAAGTTCGACCTGGCCTCGCTGGACCACGCGATGTGGTTCCACCGGCCGTTCCGGGCCGACGACTGGCTGCTCTACACCCAGGAGTCGCCGGTGGCGGGCGGCGGCCGGGGCCTCGGCACCGGGCAGATCTTCGACCGCGAGGGGCGGTTGGTGGTCTCCGTGGTGCAGGAGGGGCTGTTCCGGCGGATGCGGCGGTAG
- a CDS encoding ABC transporter substrate-binding protein, with amino-acid sequence MRPPASLGGRRPARGRLLLIALVCAVAGALALGGCGSRLPLRDFASAPAAGSGTSSTGAGGRTPVRVGIIASQTSPLGGDALTGPMYGAQAFLKAEPELDGAPVRVFTCDDGGSGIGDQDCVHRLIDQDRVVALVATTTLDYAGASYVSAKGVPDIGGEPLGPAYDRYPGLYQIYGSSEPRDGSAVGWAGTRYQTTEVYRYFRQTLGARRAAVVSYNQSASASYAGQLAQGLRAEGYSVLRATVDFALPQFGSVAARLRNAGTQLLFDAMDTRGNAGLCQAMQADGVRVLAKVTNVQNWSEQAAADYAATPGCRNALWATSDSRSYQDVRYPAVRRFREAMARFYPDRAARMSQWELEGWAAAQWLADAAASCGPSGVRPDCLRRFMDSGKPYDAHGLIVPASFTHRPPPSGPQRVCLDVARWTDGRGWVTQVPDMDRNCFLVPALPYRS; translated from the coding sequence CTGAGGCCGCCCGCCTCCCTCGGGGGGCGGCGCCCGGCCCGGGGCCGGCTGCTGCTGATCGCGCTGGTCTGCGCGGTGGCGGGGGCGCTGGCCCTGGGCGGGTGCGGGAGCCGGCTGCCGCTGCGTGACTTCGCCTCCGCGCCGGCCGCCGGCTCCGGCACGTCCTCCACCGGGGCGGGCGGACGGACGCCCGTGCGGGTGGGGATCATCGCCTCGCAGACCAGCCCGCTCGGCGGGGACGCGCTGACCGGGCCGATGTACGGGGCGCAGGCCTTCCTCAAGGCGGAGCCCGAGCTGGACGGCGCGCCCGTGCGGGTCTTCACCTGCGACGACGGCGGCAGCGGGATCGGCGACCAGGACTGCGTCCACCGGCTCATCGACCAGGACCGGGTGGTGGCGCTGGTGGCCACCACCACGCTGGACTACGCCGGGGCCTCGTATGTGAGCGCCAAGGGCGTGCCGGACATCGGCGGCGAGCCGCTCGGCCCGGCGTACGACCGCTACCCCGGGCTCTACCAGATCTACGGCAGCTCGGAGCCGCGCGACGGCAGCGCGGTGGGCTGGGCCGGCACCCGGTACCAGACCACCGAGGTGTACCGCTACTTCCGGCAGACGCTGGGGGCGCGGCGGGCCGCCGTGGTCTCCTACAACCAGTCCGCCTCGGCCTCCTACGCCGGCCAACTGGCGCAGGGGCTGCGGGCCGAGGGGTACTCGGTGCTGCGCGCCACGGTGGACTTCGCGCTGCCGCAGTTCGGCTCGGTGGCGGCCCGGTTGAGGAACGCGGGCACCCAGCTGCTCTTCGACGCCATGGACACCCGCGGCAACGCCGGGCTCTGCCAGGCGATGCAGGCGGACGGGGTGCGGGTGCTGGCCAAGGTCACCAATGTGCAGAACTGGTCGGAGCAGGCGGCCGCCGACTACGCGGCGACGCCGGGCTGCCGGAACGCGCTCTGGGCGACCTCGGACAGCCGGAGCTACCAGGACGTCCGCTACCCGGCGGTGCGCCGGTTCCGGGAGGCGATGGCGAGGTTCTACCCGGACCGGGCCGCCCGGATGTCGCAGTGGGAGCTGGAGGGATGGGCGGCCGCGCAGTGGCTCGCGGACGCGGCGGCCTCCTGCGGCCCCTCGGGGGTGCGGCCGGACTGCCTGCGGCGGTTCATGGACAGCGGGAAGCCCTACGACGCCCACGGGCTGATCGTGCCGGCCTCGTTCACCCACCGGCCGCCGCCGAGCGGGCCGCAGCGGGTGTGCCTTGACGTGGCGCGGTGGACGGACGGCCGGGGGTGGGTGACGCAGGTGCCGGACATGGACCGGAACTGCTTCCTGGTGCCGGCGCTGCCGTACCGGTCCTGA